The following are encoded together in the Thalassolituus oleivorans MIL-1 genome:
- a CDS encoding MBL fold metallo-hydrolase: MLATTLYEDGDHRWIMFGRDPKKPQGIIDTNQYLIQSGKHTMLLDPGGIELFAPMLSSVLKFAPADQITHLFASHQDPDIISSLGLWDQALPDAKLYSPWLWEGFIRHFGMERIEYCGIPDEGMTITLGNIQLQFIPAHYLHSSGNFHVWDPKAQILMSGDVGAALEENDAPLWVDSMERHAPKMRKFHQRWMPSNEAKLDWIRRVRGLDINIMAPQHGRLFKPPFVHEFLDWFEALPVGTAIRG; encoded by the coding sequence ATGCTTGCAACCACACTATATGAAGATGGCGACCACCGCTGGATCATGTTTGGCCGAGATCCCAAAAAGCCCCAAGGGATTATTGATACCAACCAATATTTAATTCAAAGCGGCAAACACACTATGCTGCTTGATCCCGGCGGTATTGAGTTATTCGCGCCTATGCTGTCGTCGGTATTGAAGTTCGCTCCTGCCGATCAAATAACGCATTTATTCGCCTCGCACCAAGACCCCGATATTATTTCGTCGCTGGGTTTATGGGATCAAGCTCTGCCGGATGCAAAACTATATTCGCCGTGGTTATGGGAAGGATTTATTCGTCATTTTGGCATGGAGCGCATTGAATATTGCGGTATTCCTGATGAGGGAATGACGATCACCTTGGGCAATATTCAACTACAATTTATACCTGCTCATTATTTACATTCATCGGGAAACTTCCATGTATGGGATCCGAAAGCGCAAATTTTAATGAGTGGCGATGTCGGCGCAGCACTCGAAGAAAATGATGCGCCTTTATGGGTAGATTCAATGGAGCGTCACGCACCGAAAATGCGTAAATTTCACCAACGCTGGATGCCCTCTAACGAAGCTAAGTTAGATTGGATTCGTCGGGTGCGCGGTCTTGATATTAATATTATGGCACCACAGCATGGGCGCTTATTTAAGCCGCCTTTTGTCCATGAATTTTTGGACTGGTTTGAAGCGTTGCCCGTTGGCACAGCCATTCGGGGGTAA
- the rpe gene encoding ribulose-phosphate 3-epimerase, with amino-acid sequence MKECLIAPSILSADFARLGEEVENVLAAGADVVHFDVMDNHYVPNLTIGPMVCKALRNHGITAPIDVHLMVKPVDQMIGDFAEAGATYITFHPEASEHIDRSLQLIKAAGCKAGLVFNPATPLHYMDYVMDKLDVVLLMSVNPGFGGQSFIPNTLDKLREARAKIDASGFDIRLEIDGGVKVDNIAEIYAAGADMFVAGSAIFNAPDYKTVIDKMRSEIASVNA; translated from the coding sequence ATGAAGGAATGCTTGATTGCTCCGTCTATTTTATCTGCGGATTTTGCGCGCTTAGGCGAAGAAGTAGAAAACGTATTAGCCGCGGGTGCGGATGTGGTTCATTTCGACGTTATGGATAACCATTATGTCCCTAACCTTACCATCGGACCTATGGTCTGTAAGGCGTTGCGGAATCATGGTATTACCGCACCGATTGATGTGCATTTGATGGTCAAGCCAGTCGATCAGATGATTGGCGATTTTGCCGAAGCCGGCGCGACCTATATTACTTTCCACCCTGAAGCCTCAGAGCATATTGATCGTAGCTTGCAGTTGATTAAAGCGGCGGGTTGTAAGGCGGGCTTAGTATTTAATCCAGCAACGCCGCTGCATTATATGGACTACGTCATGGATAAGCTCGATGTGGTGCTGCTGATGTCGGTTAACCCGGGCTTTGGTGGTCAGTCATTTATCCCTAATACGTTAGATAAATTACGTGAAGCGCGTGCGAAAATTGATGCGTCGGGTTTCGATATTCGTTTAGAAATTGATGGTGGTGTTAAGGTAGATAATATCGCCGAAATTTATGCGGCCGGTGCCGATATGTTTGTTGCCGGTTCTGCGATTTTTAATGCGCCGGATTATAAAACCGTGATTGATAAAATGCGCTCCGAGATCGCCAGCGTTAATGCCTGA
- the gph gene encoding phosphoglycolate phosphatase (PGP is an essential enzyme in the glycolate salvage pathway in higher organisms (photorespiration in plants). Phosphoglycolate results from the oxidase activity of RubisCO in the Calvin cycle when concentrations of carbon dioxide are low relative to oxygen. This enzyme is a member of the Haloacid Dehalogenase (HAD) superfamily of aspartate-nucleophile hydrolase enzymes (PF00702).), whose translation MPDRDFSVQWNSAVRQRFGDTGPELVLLDLDGTLIDSVPDLAAAVDTMLAALGREPAGQQQVSHWIGNGADMLIRRALSCGDEDAANALTASELQTPRQLFDTAYLSTLHQATGVFPGVSDWLERVTTPKILITNKPRLFTVPLIDSLGWTGHFLRLICGDDFSEKKPSPMPLFKACEFANVTPSNALMIGDSRHDIGAAKAAAICSAAVTYGYNHGDDIALSHPDYLLNSLFDLMEPKNA comes from the coding sequence ATGCCTGATCGCGATTTTTCCGTCCAATGGAATAGCGCTGTTCGTCAGCGCTTTGGCGATACTGGCCCTGAACTAGTGCTGCTGGATCTGGATGGCACCTTAATTGATAGCGTGCCTGACTTAGCGGCGGCGGTGGATACTATGCTGGCGGCTTTGGGGCGAGAGCCTGCAGGTCAACAACAAGTAAGCCATTGGATTGGTAACGGTGCTGATATGCTGATTCGACGTGCACTCAGTTGTGGTGACGAAGATGCCGCTAATGCATTGACGGCCAGTGAACTACAGACCCCACGTCAGTTATTTGATACAGCCTATTTATCCACCCTGCATCAAGCTACGGGTGTTTTTCCTGGTGTCTCGGACTGGTTAGAGCGTGTTACGACGCCGAAGATTTTAATCACCAATAAACCGCGTTTATTTACCGTACCACTCATTGATTCACTGGGTTGGACGGGGCATTTTTTGAGGCTGATTTGTGGTGATGACTTCAGCGAAAAAAAACCTTCACCAATGCCGCTATTCAAAGCCTGTGAATTTGCTAATGTGACCCCGAGCAATGCACTGATGATTGGCGACTCACGCCATGATATTGGAGCGGCTAAAGCCGCAGCTATTTGTTCTGCTGCCGTCACTTATGGTTACAACCACGGCGATGATATTGCGCTTAGCCACCCTGATTATTTACTGAATAGCCTGTTCGATTTAATGGAGCCAAAGAATGCCTGA
- a CDS encoding PhzF family phenazine biosynthesis protein, with translation MDLPLYQVDAFILPDVNRFSGNPAAVVPLREWISDAAMQDIAAENNLAETAFFVLDQDDVYHIRWFTPTTEVDLCGHATLAAAHVIALALGDERDQIPFRCLAGELVVNVIDDVEPTFELDFPRRDATLVTDQALIDLLEQALGQTIISVSASRDTLVQLENEAAVAACAPDFALLAKIDSFAVMVTAPADDEALDFVCRFFAPRQGVNEDPVTGSSYCTLAPYWAERLNSDVLKARQLSKRGGEVSLEVIDERVLISGQTYHYLQGVIRLPS, from the coding sequence ATGGATTTACCTCTCTATCAGGTCGATGCCTTTATTCTTCCCGACGTGAACCGCTTCAGTGGCAACCCTGCGGCAGTTGTGCCCCTGCGCGAATGGATAAGCGACGCCGCTATGCAGGACATTGCCGCCGAGAATAATTTGGCTGAAACCGCGTTCTTCGTGCTGGATCAAGACGATGTCTATCACATACGTTGGTTTACGCCGACAACGGAAGTGGACTTGTGTGGACATGCGACATTAGCAGCAGCACATGTGATTGCACTGGCCTTAGGTGATGAGCGTGATCAAATCCCCTTCCGCTGTTTAGCCGGAGAGCTAGTGGTTAATGTGATTGATGACGTCGAACCAACTTTTGAACTCGATTTTCCGCGACGCGACGCCACCCTAGTAACCGACCAAGCGCTTATTGATCTACTAGAGCAAGCGCTAGGCCAAACCATCATCAGCGTAAGTGCCTCGCGCGATACTTTAGTACAACTTGAGAATGAAGCTGCCGTAGCCGCTTGTGCTCCTGACTTCGCCTTATTGGCCAAGATAGATAGCTTTGCCGTGATGGTGACCGCGCCAGCAGATGACGAAGCATTGGATTTTGTCTGCCGATTCTTTGCGCCGCGCCAAGGAGTGAATGAAGATCCTGTTACCGGCTCTTCTTATTGTACCTTAGCTCCGTATTGGGCCGAGCGCTTAAACAGCGATGTACTGAAAGCCCGTCAGCTATCCAAACGCGGCGGCGAAGTTAGCCTAGAAGTCATTGATGAACGCGTATTGATTAGCGGCCAAACGTACCACTACCTTCAGGGTGTTATTCGCCTGCCAAGCTAG
- a CDS encoding alpha/beta hydrolase family protein, translating into MNNVNRKPTCLVLAALFALLIAGACVSQQSYAAEAAASDTTTDATNNDSTSDGETLPKEDETAATPASMRVIPYPDANRHRSVLSYLSLYQRDNEAVMLVAGERSFYGLYLPERNGKAQGGILILHDIDQHGQWPTLITPLREQLPDYGWNTLAIEMPMTPNPAIPSRSEYSATSSETTAVVEDENSDAGASESPATSATDTTANPQIKPDPIDSAGISKSDELDTTPQDLAAENNAPLPRLERLPALPQSATPVEDDVTTEPSADDRYRQQVREQIQAGINFLNQRGQLNIVVIASGESAPWAADYVQQQQRDSNNAKGITLIMVDAREHRLSRIQLNQRLEGLDIPMLDLVTADNRETPFQLQQRAGAMAHKHMRKYQQIILPTSANNSDLATRRIRGWLKTHAAGTEISSR; encoded by the coding sequence ATGAATAATGTCAACCGAAAGCCTACTTGTTTGGTGTTAGCAGCCCTATTCGCCCTGCTAATAGCGGGAGCCTGCGTGTCTCAACAAAGTTACGCGGCGGAAGCCGCTGCGAGCGATACCACAACAGACGCAACCAATAATGACTCGACTAGCGACGGTGAAACATTGCCGAAAGAAGACGAAACAGCGGCAACACCTGCCAGCATGCGCGTCATTCCCTATCCCGATGCCAACCGGCATCGCAGTGTTCTTTCATACTTATCCTTATACCAACGAGATAACGAAGCCGTCATGCTAGTAGCTGGCGAGCGATCCTTTTATGGACTCTATTTACCCGAACGCAACGGCAAAGCTCAGGGTGGCATACTGATACTTCACGATATCGATCAGCACGGCCAATGGCCCACCCTAATTACACCCTTGCGAGAGCAGTTACCTGACTACGGCTGGAATACCTTAGCCATTGAAATGCCGATGACACCCAACCCCGCCATACCGTCCCGTAGTGAGTACTCTGCAACTAGTAGCGAAACGACTGCTGTTGTAGAGGATGAGAATAGCGACGCTGGAGCCAGCGAATCCCCAGCCACCAGCGCAACTGACACAACGGCAAATCCACAAATAAAACCCGATCCCATAGATTCAGCAGGGATCAGTAAAAGCGATGAACTGGATACCACACCGCAAGACTTAGCGGCTGAGAACAATGCGCCACTGCCCCGGCTAGAACGTCTGCCGGCCTTACCACAGTCGGCAACGCCAGTTGAAGATGATGTGACAACAGAACCCAGCGCCGATGACCGCTATCGACAGCAAGTGCGCGAACAAATCCAAGCCGGAATTAATTTTTTAAATCAACGCGGTCAACTGAATATTGTCGTTATTGCTTCGGGTGAAAGCGCACCTTGGGCGGCTGATTATGTGCAGCAACAGCAACGTGATTCGAACAATGCCAAAGGCATCACCCTCATTATGGTGGATGCGCGCGAGCATCGTTTAAGCCGTATCCAGCTAAACCAGCGTCTCGAAGGCTTAGACATTCCTATGCTTGACCTAGTAACTGCCGACAATCGCGAAACGCCATTTCAGTTACAACAACGCGCCGGCGCTATGGCCCATAAACACATGCGCAAGTATCAACAGATCATCTTGCCGACATCGGCCAACAATAGTGATCTTGCGACACGTCGCATTCGTGGTTGGCTAAAAACCCATGCTGCGGGTACAGAAATTTCGTCACGCTAA
- a CDS encoding MBL fold metallo-hydrolase, giving the protein MQSPFQVQFIGATGTVTGSKYLVKYDRYKILIDCGLFQGIKNVRRRNWSELPFEASAIDAVLLTHAHIDHSGYLPALMKRGFHGPIYCSVATKALCKVLLPDAGYLQEEDARYANYKHFSKHEPAEPLYTEEDARKVLKQIKDVAADEILSLPGGMTAQLIPVGHILGASAIRLEYQGKSITFSGDVGRENDLIQYPPQPLPATDYLVLESTYGDRLHEQVDAEQAIADVINKTMSRGGIVLMPAFAVGRAQLALHIIERLKHQHRIPDVPIYLNSPMAIRATELFYNFHDLHKLSEDDCHRIDEMTHYVKTVEESIALNQRKYPAVIISASGMASGGRVLHHLKTLLGDHKNSILFLGYQAAGTRGDSLTHGATSVKIHGQYVGVKAEIHNLDALSSHADYAEMTRWLEKMPSKPKQVFITHGEASASDCFRRHLKDRFGWQVDVPEYLDVALLD; this is encoded by the coding sequence ATGCAATCTCCCTTTCAAGTACAATTTATTGGCGCAACGGGTACCGTTACCGGATCGAAATACTTGGTGAAGTATGATCGCTATAAGATTCTGATTGATTGCGGCTTATTTCAAGGCATCAAAAACGTTCGTCGGCGTAACTGGAGCGAACTCCCGTTTGAAGCGTCGGCCATTGATGCAGTACTGCTAACCCATGCCCATATTGATCACTCTGGGTATTTACCGGCACTTATGAAGCGCGGCTTTCACGGCCCTATCTATTGCAGTGTCGCGACTAAAGCCTTATGCAAGGTATTACTGCCAGACGCCGGCTATTTGCAAGAAGAAGATGCACGTTATGCTAACTACAAGCATTTCTCTAAACATGAACCAGCCGAGCCTTTATATACTGAAGAAGATGCGCGTAAAGTTTTAAAACAGATTAAAGATGTTGCCGCTGATGAAATTCTTAGTCTTCCTGGTGGCATGACCGCACAATTAATTCCGGTAGGCCACATTTTAGGCGCATCCGCTATTCGCCTTGAATATCAAGGCAAGAGCATAACCTTTAGTGGTGATGTTGGGCGTGAAAACGATCTCATCCAATACCCGCCACAACCGCTACCAGCAACCGATTACTTGGTTCTAGAATCCACCTACGGTGATCGTTTGCATGAACAAGTTGATGCCGAGCAAGCCATTGCCGACGTGATAAATAAAACGATGTCGCGCGGCGGTATCGTATTAATGCCCGCCTTCGCCGTAGGCCGTGCCCAATTGGCGCTTCACATTATTGAACGATTAAAACATCAGCATCGGATTCCTGATGTGCCTATTTATTTAAATAGTCCGATGGCTATTCGTGCTACCGAATTATTTTACAACTTCCACGATTTGCATAAATTATCCGAAGATGACTGTCATCGCATCGACGAAATGACTCACTACGTAAAAACGGTCGAAGAATCGATTGCTTTAAATCAACGTAAATACCCTGCCGTTATTATCTCTGCCAGTGGTATGGCAAGCGGCGGACGAGTACTTCACCATTTAAAAACCCTATTAGGTGACCATAAAAACAGCATTTTATTTTTAGGTTATCAAGCGGCGGGAACTCGCGGCGACAGCCTAACTCACGGTGCTACGAGCGTAAAAATTCATGGCCAATACGTCGGCGTGAAAGCTGAAATCCATAACTTAGATGCGCTCTCTAGCCATGCTGATTATGCCGAAATGACACGCTGGTTAGAAAAAATGCCCAGTAAACCAAAACAGGTATTTATTACCCATGGAGAAGCCAGCGCATCGGATTGCTTCCGCCGTCACTTGAAAGATAGGTTTGGCTGGCAGGTTGACGTTCCAGAATATTTAGATGTCGCTCTTCTGGATTAA
- a CDS encoding D-xylulose 5-phosphate/D-fructose 6-phosphate phosphoketolase yields MMHISNSGSLQQSADGYQHHADMMRVQQHRRHDAVFDQWAQGCGVIEHTAATQLAVFELAANLEETGKINNRQECYETLIALDEIVNQGLWLVVHMTYAKNIYLDGRDLQADDFKRDPQGHTGGSLNMVPAYAAMMALNSLTGQHRDWLMGQGHCIAAVDALQLLTATALPERRRRYPLTDDGLSAFVQDFYNYRVAPDGKPASPLGSHVNVNTAGARMEGGYLGFAGLQYVHQPLPGERLVAFLSDGAFEEQRGSDWAARWWRAEDSGLVSPIMIANGRRIDQRTTVDQQGGSDWLCEHLRHQGFAPFVIDGRDPAAFVCAIYNMEQALEQAGDAVKAGDAVYPVPLPYCIAETIKGFGFPGAGTNAAHGLPLGSNPRRDRDALRFFQQGARALFQPRETWELAAARLAQPRRPIRPVAVTVNRNDPHWHHDAISPMAALDSYFVDLVEVNPQLRVRVGNPDELSSNRMNQTLDLLKHRVTTPEVGNPEAIDGCVITALNEEAVVSACLANQGGLNLVVSYEAFAAKMLGALRQALIFSRHQKEQGDPAGWLGLPVISTSHVWENGKNEQSHQDPVLAEALLGEMTDMARVVFPADANSAMTCLKACYGDLGSVWNLVVPKSVMPAVFSAQQSAQLVRDGALCVVGHCGAPLQLVACGAFQLQQALRASERLQERGVSHSLVYVLEPGRFRLPRDGYEAEVMADEEVTTSLFPHTVQARIILSHIRPEVFLGHARSLDLGPRRCVALGYVNQGGTLDSDGLLFANRCTWADALMTLARISNHKADDWLSHEEQAAIRGEGDPYAVIRDPYPAQ; encoded by the coding sequence ATGATGCATATTTCTAATTCAGGGTCTCTGCAACAAAGTGCCGACGGCTATCAACACCATGCGGATATGATGCGAGTACAGCAGCATCGCCGCCATGATGCCGTGTTCGATCAATGGGCTCAAGGTTGTGGTGTTATCGAGCATACCGCGGCGACGCAATTAGCCGTTTTCGAATTGGCCGCTAATTTAGAAGAAACAGGAAAGATAAATAATAGACAAGAATGCTACGAAACCTTAATTGCCCTCGATGAAATTGTAAATCAAGGCTTGTGGTTAGTGGTGCACATGACCTATGCAAAAAATATTTATTTAGATGGTCGTGATTTGCAAGCCGATGATTTTAAACGCGACCCACAAGGACATACCGGCGGATCACTAAATATGGTGCCCGCTTATGCTGCAATGATGGCCTTAAATAGCTTAACTGGCCAACATCGAGATTGGTTAATGGGGCAAGGTCACTGTATTGCTGCAGTAGACGCCTTGCAGCTATTAACAGCAACCGCATTACCCGAACGCCGTCGTCGTTATCCATTAACGGATGATGGTTTGTCGGCATTTGTGCAGGATTTTTATAATTATCGCGTAGCGCCAGACGGTAAGCCTGCGTCGCCTTTGGGAAGTCATGTCAATGTGAATACCGCTGGTGCACGCATGGAAGGTGGATATTTAGGCTTTGCCGGTTTGCAATATGTGCATCAGCCATTACCGGGTGAACGTTTAGTTGCGTTTTTAAGTGATGGTGCGTTTGAGGAGCAGCGCGGTAGTGATTGGGCTGCTCGTTGGTGGCGCGCTGAAGATAGTGGCTTAGTGTCGCCCATAATGATTGCTAATGGACGTCGTATTGATCAACGTACGACGGTTGATCAACAAGGCGGAAGTGATTGGCTATGCGAACATTTACGTCACCAAGGATTTGCGCCTTTTGTTATTGATGGTCGCGATCCTGCCGCGTTTGTTTGCGCTATTTATAATATGGAGCAGGCGTTAGAACAGGCGGGAGATGCAGTAAAGGCGGGCGATGCTGTTTATCCCGTGCCACTGCCGTATTGCATTGCTGAAACCATCAAAGGATTTGGCTTTCCGGGAGCGGGAACCAATGCTGCTCATGGTCTGCCGTTGGGTAGTAATCCACGCCGTGACCGCGATGCATTACGTTTTTTTCAGCAAGGTGCGCGCGCATTATTTCAACCAAGAGAGACGTGGGAACTAGCAGCCGCACGTTTGGCCCAGCCTCGGCGACCAATACGTCCTGTAGCGGTTACGGTTAATCGCAACGACCCGCACTGGCATCACGACGCTATTTCGCCCATGGCGGCGTTAGACAGCTATTTTGTTGACTTGGTGGAAGTGAATCCGCAATTGCGTGTGCGCGTTGGTAATCCGGATGAATTATCATCGAATCGCATGAACCAAACGCTCGATTTATTAAAGCATCGCGTGACTACCCCCGAGGTTGGCAATCCAGAAGCAATCGACGGTTGTGTTATTACCGCACTCAACGAAGAAGCTGTTGTCAGCGCCTGTTTAGCGAACCAAGGCGGCTTAAATTTAGTGGTGTCGTACGAAGCGTTTGCGGCAAAAATGCTAGGAGCATTGCGCCAAGCATTAATTTTTTCCCGACATCAAAAAGAACAGGGCGATCCTGCGGGTTGGCTAGGACTGCCGGTAATCAGCACGTCCCATGTTTGGGAAAATGGTAAAAATGAACAGTCGCATCAAGATCCGGTATTGGCTGAGGCTTTGCTGGGAGAAATGACGGACATGGCCCGCGTGGTATTTCCCGCGGATGCGAATAGTGCCATGACCTGTTTAAAAGCGTGTTATGGCGATCTTGGTAGTGTTTGGAATTTGGTTGTGCCTAAGTCCGTTATGCCGGCGGTATTCAGTGCGCAGCAATCAGCGCAACTGGTCAGAGACGGCGCTTTATGTGTTGTTGGTCATTGTGGTGCTCCCTTGCAGTTAGTCGCTTGTGGTGCTTTTCAATTGCAACAGGCCTTGCGTGCGAGTGAGCGCTTACAAGAGCGCGGAGTCTCTCATTCACTGGTGTATGTATTAGAACCAGGACGTTTTCGTTTACCGCGTGATGGTTATGAAGCCGAGGTTATGGCCGACGAGGAAGTCACCACATCTCTTTTCCCTCACACGGTTCAGGCACGGATTATTTTGTCGCATATTCGCCCAGAAGTATTTTTGGGGCATGCGCGCTCTTTAGATTTAGGGCCACGTCGTTGTGTTGCATTAGGTTATGTTAATCAAGGCGGAACTTTAGATTCCGACGGATTATTATTTGCTAATCGTTGCACTTGGGCTGATGCATTAATGACGTTGGCGAGAATTTCTAATCATAAGGCAGATGATTGGTTAAGCCATGAAGAGCAAGCAGCTATACGAGGTGAAGGTGATCCATATGCCGTTATTCGTGATCCGTATCCAGCTCAGTAA
- a CDS encoding thymidine phosphorylase family protein → METQFDFLQLHRMGIDTHQEPVVYMRRDCHVATSEGFNAMSRIRVNTAQTSIIATLVLVCSDLLSHQQAGLSEAAWRLLHCPVDGESAWFHHAQPVDSMSQVRGKLYGHRLTAASAKNIITDIRAGRYSDIQLAAYVTACAGDRLNLDETIAITQAMVASGEHFDWGIDQVLDKHCVGGLPGNRTTPIVVAIVAANGLVMPKTSSRAITSPAGTADTMEVLTNVNLSFDLMREVVQKEGACLAWGGSVSLSPADDMIIRVERALDLDSEGQLVASVISKKVAAGAKQVLLDIPVGPTAKVRSAEKAQRLRQLLESTGRALGLDVRTIITDGSQPVGRGIGPALEARDVLQVLQNDGHAPQDLRDKSLLLAAHLLEMGGKAEVGHGLALAQSTLISGQAWDKFRAICAAQGGLKLIESADFSHCVRATSSGVVAYINNRFIARLASLAGAPNAPTAGMDLHVRLGDDINQGDPLFTLYAEAPGELAYALDFLDGHTDVIRIEREMV, encoded by the coding sequence ATGGAAACACAATTCGATTTTTTACAATTGCATCGGATGGGGATTGATACGCATCAGGAGCCTGTCGTTTACATGCGCCGCGACTGTCATGTCGCAACCTCAGAAGGCTTTAATGCGATGAGTCGTATCCGTGTGAACACGGCGCAGACTAGTATTATTGCAACGCTGGTTCTTGTTTGCTCGGATTTGTTATCGCATCAGCAAGCGGGATTGTCGGAGGCGGCCTGGCGTTTATTGCACTGCCCAGTCGACGGCGAGTCGGCATGGTTTCATCATGCCCAGCCTGTGGATTCTATGTCTCAGGTACGCGGCAAACTTTATGGTCATCGGCTAACCGCCGCCAGTGCGAAAAATATTATTACTGATATTCGCGCAGGTCGTTACAGCGATATTCAGCTTGCAGCGTACGTGACGGCTTGCGCTGGCGATCGTTTAAATTTAGATGAAACCATCGCGATTACCCAAGCAATGGTGGCCAGTGGTGAGCATTTCGATTGGGGTATTGACCAGGTGTTAGATAAACACTGCGTTGGCGGTTTACCCGGTAATCGTACCACTCCGATTGTTGTCGCTATTGTTGCCGCCAATGGCTTAGTGATGCCAAAAACCTCAAGTCGCGCGATTACGTCGCCTGCGGGAACCGCCGATACGATGGAGGTTCTGACCAACGTCAATTTAAGCTTCGATCTGATGCGCGAGGTCGTGCAAAAAGAAGGCGCCTGTTTGGCTTGGGGTGGTTCTGTGAGTTTGAGCCCAGCGGACGACATGATTATTCGTGTTGAGCGGGCTCTGGATTTGGATAGCGAAGGTCAGTTAGTCGCCTCGGTTATTTCGAAAAAAGTCGCCGCAGGTGCTAAGCAAGTGCTGCTTGATATTCCTGTCGGGCCTACCGCTAAAGTGCGTTCTGCCGAAAAAGCTCAGCGTTTACGCCAACTACTGGAAAGTACCGGTCGGGCGTTAGGTTTGGATGTGCGTACTATTATTACGGATGGGTCGCAGCCAGTAGGGCGAGGTATAGGCCCAGCACTAGAGGCTCGCGATGTTCTGCAAGTATTGCAAAATGATGGTCATGCTCCACAAGATTTACGTGATAAATCGCTGTTATTGGCTGCGCACTTATTAGAAATGGGTGGCAAAGCAGAGGTCGGTCATGGTTTAGCTTTGGCACAAAGCACTCTGATTAGTGGCCAAGCATGGGATAAATTTCGCGCGATTTGTGCGGCTCAGGGTGGCTTAAAATTGATCGAGAGCGCCGATTTTAGTCATTGTGTGCGCGCCACATCAAGTGGGGTAGTGGCCTATATTAATAATCGTTTTATTGCGCGTTTAGCGTCGTTGGCGGGAGCACCCAATGCTCCGACAGCTGGCATGGATCTGCATGTGAGGCTCGGTGACGATATTAATCAAGGTGATCCATTATTTACCTTATATGCCGAAGCGCCGGGTGAACTTGCGTATGCTTTAGACTTTTTAGACGGGCATACCGATGTTATTCGCATTGAGCGGGAGATGGTGTAA
- a CDS encoding ribose-phosphate diphosphokinase produces the protein MKLICADGHLELANSLGKLLNAEVITPEHRLFPDGEHYYRLDGDFFNEDVVLLSHLHQPNEKAIGLLFLAGHLRDVGARSVGLVAPYLAYMRQDIRFKEGECITSRYFAGLISNAFNYLVTIDPHLHRYHSLNEIYRIPNRALHATNLIGEYIKRMIPNALIIGPDAESAQWAEGVAEAAQCEFLVFEKTRKGDRDVSVAMPDLSCYADAQPVLVDDIISTGRTLVETAEGLVEAGLRPAICIGVHPVLAEGAEITLNNPAIANWLSCNTIPHASNAIDVSYLLAPAIAAMMAEIIL, from the coding sequence ATGAAGCTTATATGCGCTGATGGCCATTTAGAGTTAGCTAATTCGTTAGGCAAATTATTGAACGCGGAAGTGATTACTCCAGAGCATCGTTTATTCCCTGATGGTGAACATTATTACCGATTAGATGGCGATTTTTTTAATGAAGATGTGGTGTTGCTTTCACACTTACATCAACCAAATGAAAAAGCGATAGGCCTATTGTTTTTAGCGGGGCATTTGCGTGATGTCGGCGCGAGGAGTGTAGGTTTAGTCGCTCCTTATTTAGCTTACATGCGACAGGATATTCGCTTTAAAGAAGGAGAGTGTATTACCTCGCGTTATTTTGCTGGCTTGATAAGCAATGCATTTAATTATCTAGTAACGATTGATCCACATTTGCATCGTTATCATAGCCTAAATGAAATTTATCGTATTCCGAATCGTGCATTACACGCGACGAATCTTATCGGCGAGTACATTAAAAGAATGATTCCTAACGCTTTAATTATTGGTCCTGATGCTGAAAGTGCACAATGGGCAGAAGGCGTTGCGGAAGCAGCTCAGTGTGAGTTTTTAGTGTTTGAAAAAACGCGTAAAGGTGATCGCGATGTCAGTGTCGCTATGCCCGATCTTAGCTGCTACGCCGATGCGCAGCCAGTACTGGTGGATGATATTATTTCAACCGGAAGAACCTTAGTTGAAACCGCTGAAGGTTTAGTCGAGGCCGGTTTACGCCCTGCGATTTGTATTGGCGTTCATCCGGTATTAGCCGAAGGTGCAGAAATAACATTAAATAATCCCGCCATCGCTAATTGGTTAAGTTGCAATACTATTCCACATGCAAGTAATGCTATTGATGTTTCGTACTTACTAGCGCCCGCAATAGCAGCCATGATGGCGGAGATAATTCTATGA